The sequence below is a genomic window from Bactrocera neohumeralis isolate Rockhampton chromosome 4, APGP_CSIRO_Bneo_wtdbg2-racon-allhic-juicebox.fasta_v2, whole genome shotgun sequence.
GCAATGCTACCAGCTACAAACCACGGATAGAAACCCGGATAAGGATGAGAATCGTAGTAGGTGTTAACATCCCAATTGGgtgtttgtgtaaaattttcggTGTCGGCCATTTCCAAAcgttcgaattttttttcttcgccCGAGTGTAGTGTAATTGACGTAAGATGTGTGGAATCGGGTGTTTCATAAACTGGTTCGGCGCTCTCAATACGCGTAAAGGTAACCTCGCCACGATGGATTTCATTGCGGTAGCGTTTTATGCCATAACCAAAGTAGTCGAACACATCAGCATTGAATTGTTGATGGTGCTCGGCCCACTGACCGATCACTTCCACCTTGACCGAAGTACGTGGGTCCATGAAACGTCCAAAATAAGCTTTCTAATGAATGAAACTAGagcttaataaaaatacaactaaTCGCATACAGTATGAATTCGCTTACCGCCGTCACATCTACACCGCCAACACCCAAATCATTCAATTCCAATACAGCGCCCGCATGCTCGAACAATAATGGCAAATgatccaaatttttattatatatagtgCTTACATTAACGTGGACCTTCTCGACAAAACCATATTTTACGCTGCCATATATTTGCTTCGGCTCGCTATTCGGATTGTTGAGACTGGAGCGATCGAGCAACGTTTTGTAGCTGGTCGTCACATTGACCCAGGGCAAATAGGTTATGTTGCGCAATTCATACATGAGCGGCTCTATTTCGACGAGCACATTAATGTTGGAATCTTGTCCATACTATAAAAGATTACGTAGATTATAAAAGGCAAAGCTTGTTACGTTTAAATGTTTAGACTTACAAAGTTGTCCTCGAAAATCATTACAATGCAGGCAAAGAGGTCAGATGTGATGTTTGTGACAAGATCGGTGTGGCTGAAGTGACAGAGCTCCGTCTTTGCACGATCCACATCAGTGGCTTTGCCAATATAACTCAGTTGCTAAACAGTAGATTAAAAGAgaaacgaaatttaaaaaatatgtgtgtaattaaaataaatttcgaatacaataaaattgttggtgtaccaaaaaactaatttcttgttattgttgtaacgggtacttAATTCCCGTTACGATGGAAGTTAGTTGAGTCCGAAGTCTGATCGGCTTATTGtttgatgtcgtcgacgtagttgaggaatgacctcttgatgctctTAGGAGGCGGTTTCGTTCCAAGCAGGTGACTACAGgtatgatttctgcgaaagcactgcagcaggaactgcttggagcgGAGTTCATAAGGCATCCTGTTCTAGTTCGGAGTGATGTGTTCTGACAAGTTtggagcttcctcgtctgcgtttcactgtaTCCAGCCGACCATATTGTTGCGtcgtagttaaggaccggccggccgattttgttgcggctctgtactttggcaacAATCGCCGTCGTATGTGGAGTAAAGGAGCACAGACTGTCGACAGTGACACCTAAAATTATAGGGTTTCTGTCAGTCAGAATTTGAACGCCATTGACTGCAATATTGAGGTCCAGTTTGAGAATATGGTCGCTCTGGATTTAGTGGGGAAGAGGGTTAAGTTCTGTGCAGCGAGgaagcgagaaaggtcggagagatagccaTTTACTATAGTAATTTTCAATACAGTCTTTGCAGTTGTTGTCGTAGCGGCAGAGTTCTGCCGAATTGACGGTCCttatcttctttactggcgtagacaccgcttacgcggttatagccgagttaacaacagcgcgccagtcatttcttcttttcgcaaggtggcgccaattggagattccaagcgaagtcaggtccatCTCCACCAGGTCTTTAAaacctctttctctgcttctcccggcgggtactgtgtcgaatagtTTCAGAGCTGGGGggtttcgtccattcggacgacatgacctagccagcgtagcctctattttttaattcgctgaactatgcaaatgtcgtcgtatatctcatcgttttatcgaatgcgatattcgccgtggccaacgcgcaaaggaccattaatctttcgcagaacctttctctcgaaaactcataacaccgactcatcagatgttatcctcgttcatgcctctgcaccatatagcaaggcGGTAATAATTAGTgtcttatagagtttagtttttgttcgtcaagagagaactgacagtccttggccggataaaaatccgggttcgtgtcggttacgtagacccgactgtcgtccGAACGAAACTATTTCCTTGTTAATGGCCTTTCACCATCAGTCATAATAAGTAGAATAGACTAAACTTCAAAACAAACTGATAATCGCTGATCTGTCATCTTTGAAATAGTATAATGCTATCTAAACATTACATTTCGAAAGTATTTACTTAAGCTATGACCAACGTATTAATATTAACGACGTGCGTAAATCTGATTCAATTTATCGTATAATTTATAGGGTAAGTAACCGAAACGCTCGAGTAGCGCCTGATTTTGCAGTCCCCTAATTATCATAATCAATTTAAATTGATATCGTCTGCCAGAATAAGATGTCAAGTTTAAGAAAGATGTTTAACAgagttaataataatatatacaaataaaagctATGgagatttatttaataatttgttaatattatttgttgAGTAAAAGAGTTGTTTGCACGCTTACTGTCGCACATGCTTGCATTTGCTGTTATTTTCTAAACCAAGTGTGAAaagttatgtatatttgttgtcACATGATATCTGTGCAGACTAAGTCAAAAGTGGAGATCCAATGTGATGTGATTATTTGTCATAATTTGATTTGCATTCAGTGAACACTTCTTAAAATAGTATACTGccgttaatttaaatttttctcacctCTTTCGGATTCAGTTCCTGTGCGAAATTCTCCAGCACCATATTGTATGGCACCCAAGCAAGCAATGGGTTTTTCACACCATTGCAAATGTCTTTGTGCGAGCCGCGTCCTCTCAGTTCGCCATTGCGCAGTTTGAAGAAATAGTAACTATCCTTATATGAGGTGCCATGATCCTTACACATAGTCTCCATGAAACTCTCCTGcaatgcaaaaattttgtaatttgttatTATAACGGTATTTGGATGTCAAAGATCATATGTAAATCAATTAAATGGCATTTGATTGAGTGAGTATTGAATAATGATGTATGATGATTGTATCTGGAGCCatgattttctttttaacagaaaataaaagataaagagtagCCTGCtagatttgaaaaattaatatacagtgCACTCGGGAAAACGTCAACTAATTAACGTTTacgaatgtaaaatttttaaataaaaaacatatcttcttttaaaagtttttattaattataaactaaaaccaaacataaacaaattcatAAAGGAAACAAataagcatttaaaaaataggTTATTTTTTCCTGCTGCTTCCACCACTTGGAATAGAGCCTTCGCTCTTAAACGTCTTAAtacatttaagtaattttgctCAACATTCTCGCATTGAGCCCAATCCACAGGCCTGTTTAATACTTCGATGGCTTCGCTTGGTTTTATTGTCTGCACATTTGTATCTAAATCGTTCTCCTCATCATCGAGCACTTCTAATTCCTCAATTTCACACGAATTAGAAATATTATCCAGCAAAATATCTT
It includes:
- the LOC126757027 gene encoding uncharacterized protein LOC126757027 isoform X1 is translated as MHSSGGMLSLCSHYFASILLLIVLQCSYTAVNAYEENDRFCIRTQPMLLADIEKHVNPIDDDPNCKVLATTLTTKEKESFMETMCKDHGTSYKDSYYFFKLRNGELRGRGSHKDICNGVKNPLLAWVPYNMVLENFAQELNPKEQLSYIGKATDVDRAKTELCHFSHTDLVTNITSDLFACIVMIFEDNFYGQDSNINVLVEIEPLMYELRNITYLPWVNVTTSYKTLLDRSSLNNPNSEPKQIYGSVKYGFVEKVHVNVSTIYNKNLDHLPLLFEHAGAVLELNDLGVGGVDVTAKAYFGRFMDPRTSVKVEVIGQWAEHHQQFNADVFDYFGYGIKRYRNEIHRGEVTFTRIESAEPVYETPDSTHLTSITLHSGEEKKFERLEMADTENFTQTPNWDVNTYYDSHPYPGFYPWFVAGSIAVAVVLLVVVFNMVRIWSKKEEKKLYKLAASSA
- the LOC126757027 gene encoding uncharacterized protein LOC126757027 isoform X2; its protein translation is METMCKDHGTSYKDSYYFFKLRNGELRGRGSHKDICNGVKNPLLAWVPYNMVLENFAQELNPKEQLSYIGKATDVDRAKTELCHFSHTDLVTNITSDLFACIVMIFEDNFYGQDSNINVLVEIEPLMYELRNITYLPWVNVTTSYKTLLDRSSLNNPNSEPKQIYGSVKYGFVEKVHVNVSTIYNKNLDHLPLLFEHAGAVLELNDLGVGGVDVTAKAYFGRFMDPRTSVKVEVIGQWAEHHQQFNADVFDYFGYGIKRYRNEIHRGEVTFTRIESAEPVYETPDSTHLTSITLHSGEEKKFERLEMADTENFTQTPNWDVNTYYDSHPYPGFYPWFVAGSIAVAVVLLVVVFNMVRIWSKKEEKKLYKLAASSA